Genomic segment of Gloeocapsa sp. PCC 7428:
TACCGCAAAAGGATTAGTATATTTTGTCGTCGGCTTTTTAGCGGCGCAGGCAGCATTCGGCATTCGTGATAAACCCACGGATACTAGTGGAGCGCTTTTAGCAATAGTTTCCCAGCCTTTGGGGAAATTTTTACTGGGTATTCTAAGTGTTGGTATCGTTGGGTATGTTCTCTGGCGCTTAGTACAAGCTATTTTTGACCCTGAACACTTAGGTCAACCAATGAGCGCAAAGCGAGTTATCAAGCGTCTTAGTTATGCTGTCCGCGCCTTGGCTTATGCAGGTTTAGCACTGACAGCAGTGCAACTCATTCTCAATGTGGATGATATCAATCGTAATTTGATTGAGGATCGGACAGCGCGATTGCTAGCTCAACCCTTTGGACAGTGGTTGGTGGGATTGGCTGGGTTCATTGTAATTAGTGTGGGCTTTTATTACCTTTATGAGGCGTACAAAGGTAAGTTCCAACGCAAGTTCAAACTGCATGAAATGACTTCCATCGAGCACATTTGGGCAACGTGTATCGGTAGATTTGGGATTGCTTCTCGTGGCGTTGTCTTTTGTATGATTGGCGTTTTCTTAATTCAGGCAGCACGTTTATCGAAAGCTAGTAAAGCTAGAGGCTTGGGTGAAGTACTAGCAATTCTGGCGCAACAGCCCTTTGGCTCTTTGATATTGGGTGTGGCGGCGAGTGGTCTAATTGCCTATGGCGTCCATTCAACACTCGAGGCTCGTTATCGAGAAGTTGCTAACTCCAACACTTTGAAATAGATTGCTATATGCTTTTACTGTCTTTGGTTACTTAACAGCAGCGATCGCTACATTTTTCATCGGTCGCGATGCTGATGATGACAAAGCTGAAATTGCTGGGGCTAAATCTATAGCAGCACCACACGCTGAAGTTTAAGCTTTACGTCACGAAATTCAGGCGCTATCTCGCCAGTCAGAATCGTAAATATTTCAAATCTTGTTATAAGCAATATTATAATGAAGCATCAAGGCCGATTTAGCAAAACAAGAAAATTATACTTAAGCAAAATTAAAAAGATTTGCAAATAAAGTTATTGAGTTACTAAGTTGCTGCGACTAGCTAGATTGCACAACTTATTTTTGAAATTCTTACTTGAATCTCCCCGACTTTTCCACAATCTACAGCTAACTTCAAATAAAGACAGTTAAATCTACTTAACTGTAGTTCATAACTCATCTCTTAATTCAACCAATTGCTGGCGTTGTACGTCGTAGTTACGGTTTAGAAAAGCTTTTCAGCAGGAGCTAAATTGTAAATGCGATCGCGCAACGCCCTTTACTATTCAAAAACAATATAATGCTGAGCTATCAATTCATTTTTTACTACGATTACACTGAACAAACTGCCTGCTGCAACCTTTGTATTTGAAGTTTTGCTATCAATTCCATTGTTCACAATTCGAGTCGTTTAGTAGCGTAGGTAAATCAGATTAGCTCTGATGTGGTTTTCTCTAGACTTACGTTTTTACTTGTTTAGGACGACACAAAATTACAGCGCTAGCAGGCTGCTTTATAATTCTACAGAGCAGACTTTTCACATTAACAATGTCTAAAAATATACCTTTTACATTTAAGTATTACTATACCAAAGCTGTGAAAATAGGACGGTCAGGTTCATGATTTTAGGTGTTTCTCTACTTCACATTGAGAATAGCATTAGTATTACAAAAAAATTCACAGTATTAATCCGCTTCCTTCGTCTAGTTAAAAATATATTTTGGCTTTAAATCGATCAACCTTGCTGCTGGCTATTTCTCGCACTCTCAAAGTTAGACCTTAAAAGTGGTTTTTCCTATCAATACCTCATTAAAATAAGCATCATTTTACCAGTAAAAATACGAGTTTAGTCTGTATGAAGTTACACTAATTTAGGTGAGAGGATCGCCAAGTCAAACTTTAAAATGCAAATTTTAAGCATTAGGATCAACAGCTATGAATATTCAGGCAGCAATAACAGCAGCATGGAATAAAATTGGAGGAATGATTGACAGCTTTATCATCATGCTGCCAAACATCGTCTTGGCACTCGTTGTTTTTATCCTATTTTTCTTTGCTGCTCGCTGGTTGAAGTTATTGGTAAAACGCTTCACGCGCAGGCATCGGCAAGCACGAAACTTAGGGATGGTACTAGGGCGATTAGCTCAGGGAACTGTCATTCTCCTGGGGTTATTTGTCGCGCTATCAATTATTGTTCCAACATTTAGAGCCGGAGATTTAGTACAGCTATTAGGTATTAGTGGTGTAGCAATTGGTTTCGCTTTCCGCGACATTCTGCAAAACTTTCTAGCTGGAATTCTGATTCTTTTGACTGAACCATTCAAAATCGAGGATCAAATCGTCTTCAAAAACTTTGAAGGAACGGTGGAAAACATTGAGACACGTGCTACGACAATTAGAACCTACGACGGTCGCCGGATTGTCATTCCTAACTCCGAACTATTTACGAATTCGGTGACTGTTAATACTGCTTATGATGCTCGCCGAATCGAATACGATGTCGGTATCGGCTACGGTGATGATGTTGACGAAGCAAAGCGGTTGATGCTAGAAGCAATTCATAGCGTAGATGATGTTTTGAGAGATCCGGCTGCCGATGTCCTCGTACTAGAACTAGCTGAAAGTAGCGTTAATATCCGCGCTCGCTGGTGGATTAAACCGCCAAGGCGCATAGATGATCTCAATTCACGCGACAAGGTAATTTCTGCCATCAAGCAAAAGCTAGTCGAAAATGGTATCGATTTGCCTTATCCCACACGCCAAATCCTATTCCACGACCAAACCGAAGAGACAGATGGCGATCGCCATCGTCAGCGTGAAGGGTGGCCCGCTGGTAATAAAGAAGTACCAAAACCACGTAGTATCAGCGGTTCTCTCAAGCGGTTAGCCGAAATT
This window contains:
- a CDS encoding DUF1206 domain-containing protein, translating into MTQPKLPINKIKKTVEQVVASPIVELLARLGYTAKGLVYFVVGFLAAQAAFGIRDKPTDTSGALLAIVSQPLGKFLLGILSVGIVGYVLWRLVQAIFDPEHLGQPMSAKRVIKRLSYAVRALAYAGLALTAVQLILNVDDINRNLIEDRTARLLAQPFGQWLVGLAGFIVISVGFYYLYEAYKGKFQRKFKLHEMTSIEHIWATCIGRFGIASRGVVFCMIGVFLIQAARLSKASKARGLGEVLAILAQQPFGSLILGVAASGLIAYGVHSTLEARYREVANSNTLK
- a CDS encoding mechanosensitive ion channel family protein, giving the protein MNIQAAITAAWNKIGGMIDSFIIMLPNIVLALVVFILFFFAARWLKLLVKRFTRRHRQARNLGMVLGRLAQGTVILLGLFVALSIIVPTFRAGDLVQLLGISGVAIGFAFRDILQNFLAGILILLTEPFKIEDQIVFKNFEGTVENIETRATTIRTYDGRRIVIPNSELFTNSVTVNTAYDARRIEYDVGIGYGDDVDEAKRLMLEAIHSVDDVLRDPAADVLVLELAESSVNIRARWWIKPPRRIDDLNSRDKVISAIKQKLVENGIDLPYPTRQILFHDQTEETDGDRHRQREGWPAGNKEVPKPRSISGSLKRLAEIRASKNGNSSNQNLTADDGK